In a genomic window of Halobiforma lacisalsi AJ5:
- the argF gene encoding ornithine carbamoyltransferase: MQHLIDLNDVTTEEIEQLFELTDEMKENPDEFSAVMDNKTLVMLFAKPSTRTRLSFETGMTQLGGHGIFFEMGSSQLSRGEPISDVSQVMSRYEDAIMARLFDHEEMIELAENADVPVVNGLTDLLHPCQALTDLYTLHEKDRLDTIAFVGDGNNVAHSLMQASAKMDVDCRIATPEGMEPDEEIQERVSDADVTVTNDPYEAVDGATAVYSDVFVSMGEEDEREEKLAEFDGFQVDQDLMDAARDDAVFMHCLPAHRGEEVTAEVADGPQSVIFDQAENRMHVQKAILHTLVNE, translated from the coding sequence ATGCAGCATCTCATAGACCTCAACGACGTCACAACGGAAGAGATCGAGCAGTTGTTCGAACTGACTGACGAAATGAAGGAGAACCCCGACGAGTTCTCCGCCGTAATGGACAACAAGACCCTCGTGATGCTGTTCGCGAAGCCGTCGACGCGGACGCGCCTGTCTTTCGAGACGGGAATGACTCAGCTCGGGGGCCACGGAATCTTCTTCGAGATGGGGTCCTCTCAGCTCAGCCGCGGAGAACCCATCTCGGACGTCAGTCAGGTCATGTCTCGGTACGAGGACGCCATCATGGCCCGTCTGTTCGATCACGAGGAAATGATCGAACTGGCCGAGAACGCCGACGTGCCGGTCGTCAACGGACTGACTGACCTCCTCCACCCGTGTCAGGCTCTGACCGACCTGTACACCCTCCACGAAAAGGACCGTCTCGACACGATCGCGTTCGTTGGCGACGGGAACAACGTCGCCCACTCGCTGATGCAGGCGTCCGCGAAGATGGACGTCGACTGTCGCATCGCCACTCCCGAAGGTATGGAGCCCGACGAGGAGATCCAGGAACGCGTCAGCGATGCTGACGTGACGGTCACCAACGACCCGTACGAGGCAGTCGACGGCGCGACCGCCGTCTACAGCGACGTCTTCGTCAGCATGGGCGAGGAAGACGAGCGCGAGGAGAAACTCGCCGAGTTCGACGGCTTCCAGGTCGACCAGGATCTCATGGACGCTGCTCGCGACGACGCCGTCTTCATGCACTGCCTCCCGGCCCACCGTGGCGAGGAGGTTACGGCTGAGGTCGCCGACGGTCCCCAGTCGGTGATCTTCGACCAGGCCGAAAACCGCATGCACGTCCAGAAGGCCATCCTCCATACGCTGGTCAACGAATAA
- the arcA gene encoding arginine deiminase, producing the protein MSNQSPKHTDDLPKVQATAEWDPLQAVRMHLPGTETFVGIMDPEPNLFLDDFSLVEAQREHLSLSRDLEEALPVDDPIHYLHDDLAKGGGMSALLSSRVDFDLSELEEEVRVNRRDELWSRLHELNPHTQIQAVLGNAKVIRHRADAEEDVPGSNPDRWDTTSVQLEQPLTNMYFQRDQQFVTQKGVVLCSMKEDTRKPEVDIARASWKALDGNQFDVDIVADLSQVHEHDVTEHVPERDDIQSTEVLVEGGDFYPAGEFSLLGVSAKVPEGAAYPEHDIAEDDTEYVHRTTYAAGHRLLMDDAFGAPEVGLVRAPFEAAQENKDDDNGEVEMDIMHLDTWFNFVDEDLAVAHKELVDNTTLDVYRRTDDGEKPYVLDRSDANFGDYLREKGFEIVDVYDYVDPDHPDVDTALKAITNFLTLGPRKILPVRFTEDDDCVMHQFVTGLQEDYDVTVVPDGEGRKIINLRAGYGAIHCMTTPLRRAPK; encoded by the coding sequence ATGAGTAATCAATCCCCGAAGCACACGGACGACCTTCCGAAAGTACAGGCTACCGCCGAGTGGGACCCACTGCAGGCGGTTCGGATGCATCTTCCGGGTACCGAAACGTTCGTCGGGATCATGGACCCCGAACCGAACCTTTTCCTCGACGACTTCTCGCTCGTCGAGGCCCAACGGGAACATCTCAGCCTCTCTCGGGACCTTGAGGAAGCACTGCCCGTGGACGACCCGATCCATTACCTCCACGACGACCTCGCCAAGGGCGGCGGGATGAGCGCGCTGCTCTCGTCGCGTGTCGACTTCGATCTCAGCGAACTCGAGGAAGAGGTCCGGGTGAATCGGCGGGACGAATTGTGGTCGCGACTGCACGAGCTCAACCCGCATACACAGATACAGGCCGTCCTGGGCAACGCGAAGGTCATTCGGCATCGGGCCGACGCCGAGGAGGACGTCCCCGGGTCGAACCCCGACCGCTGGGACACGACGAGCGTCCAACTCGAACAGCCACTGACGAACATGTACTTCCAGCGGGACCAGCAGTTCGTCACCCAGAAGGGGGTCGTCCTCTGTTCGATGAAAGAGGACACGCGCAAGCCCGAGGTCGACATCGCTCGCGCGTCCTGGAAAGCCCTCGACGGGAACCAGTTCGACGTTGACATCGTCGCGGACCTGAGCCAGGTACACGAACACGACGTCACGGAGCACGTCCCGGAACGGGACGACATCCAGTCGACCGAGGTACTCGTCGAAGGCGGCGACTTCTATCCCGCCGGCGAGTTCTCGCTCCTCGGGGTCTCGGCGAAGGTTCCGGAAGGCGCTGCGTATCCGGAACATGACATCGCGGAGGACGACACCGAGTACGTCCATCGGACCACTTACGCGGCCGGTCATCGCCTCCTGATGGACGACGCGTTCGGTGCGCCGGAAGTCGGACTCGTTCGCGCACCGTTCGAAGCCGCTCAGGAGAACAAGGACGACGACAACGGCGAAGTCGAGATGGACATCATGCATCTCGATACGTGGTTCAACTTCGTCGACGAGGACCTCGCCGTGGCGCACAAGGAACTCGTGGACAACACGACTCTCGACGTGTATCGCCGGACCGACGACGGCGAAAAGCCGTACGTCCTGGATCGGTCGGACGCGAACTTCGGCGACTACCTGCGCGAGAAGGGCTTCGAGATCGTCGACGTCTACGACTACGTCGATCCGGACCATCCGGACGTCGACACGGCACTGAAGGCGATCACGAACTTCCTGACGCTCGGCCCGCGTAAGATCCTGCCCGTCCGCTTCACGGAGGACGACGACTGTGTCATGCACCAGTTCGTGACGGGGCTGCAGGAGGACTACGACGTGACGGTCGTTCCCGACGGCGAAGGTCGGAAGATCATCAACCTCCGGGCGGGGTACGGTGCGATTCACTGCATGACGACGCCGCTCCGTCGCGCTCCGAAGTAA
- the arcC gene encoding carbamate kinase codes for MSYTVVALGGNALLRGGEGSIEDQRETIRETAPHFADLRERGHELVFAHGNGPQVGQLLLQNEESDTAAEKPLDVLGAESQAQIGYLLQQQLREELGETPATVITQTLVDEADPAFDDPTKRIGPFYDEAEAEEKDFPVKQDTNGNGEVGYRRVVPSPQPIEIIESERIQTLVETGKPVISVGGGGVPVVEEGNGLSGVEAVIDKDRAAQVLATDIEADEFLVLTDVEAVYRNFGTDDQERLDQLTVDEAADLLEAGEFGEGSMAPKVEACIEFVENGGERAIITAPETATEALDDETGTTIVPADR; via the coding sequence ATGAGCTATACAGTCGTAGCTCTGGGTGGGAACGCCCTACTCAGAGGTGGCGAAGGATCGATAGAAGACCAGCGAGAGACGATTCGTGAAACCGCTCCACACTTTGCGGATCTCCGCGAGCGTGGCCACGAACTCGTCTTCGCCCATGGTAACGGCCCCCAGGTCGGCCAGCTGCTCCTGCAAAACGAAGAGTCGGACACTGCCGCGGAGAAGCCACTCGATGTCCTCGGTGCCGAATCGCAGGCGCAGATCGGCTACCTCCTCCAGCAGCAACTCCGTGAGGAACTCGGCGAAACGCCCGCGACCGTCATTACGCAGACGCTCGTCGACGAAGCCGATCCGGCATTCGACGACCCCACGAAGCGGATCGGCCCGTTCTACGACGAAGCCGAAGCCGAAGAGAAGGACTTCCCGGTCAAGCAGGACACGAACGGTAACGGCGAGGTCGGCTACCGGCGTGTCGTTCCGTCCCCGCAACCGATCGAAATCATCGAGTCGGAACGTATCCAGACGCTCGTGGAAACCGGCAAGCCAGTGATCAGCGTCGGCGGCGGCGGCGTTCCCGTCGTTGAAGAGGGCAACGGCCTCTCCGGTGTCGAAGCTGTCATCGACAAGGACCGCGCCGCACAGGTGCTCGCGACTGATATCGAAGCCGACGAGTTCCTAGTGTTGACCGACGTCGAAGCGGTCTATCGGAACTTCGGGACCGACGACCAGGAACGACTCGATCAGCTCACCGTCGACGAAGCGGCAGACCTCCTCGAGGCCGGCGAGTTCGGTGAAGGCAGTATGGCACCGAAGGTCGAGGCCTGTATCGAATTCGTCGAAAACGGTGGCGAGCGAGCGATCATCACGGCCCCGGAAACCGCGACCGAGGCGCTTGACGATGAAACCGGCACGACGATCGTGCCGGCGGACCGATAA